The sequence below is a genomic window from Neomicrococcus aestuarii.
TGAAGACTTCAACCTCTACGGGCAACGCGTGGTGGTGGAGTTCGTGCAGCGTTTGCGTCCCATGGTGGCATACCGCGGCATCGAGGCTCTCGTGGAGCAGATCACCGAGGACGTCGAGCGCACGCGCGAAGTTCTCCTCTCAGGACAGTAAGTGGAACCGGCAACCCCAGGGACGCCGGAGATTCCCTCGCTGCCCCAGTCCGCTCCCGGCATCCGAGCCGAACATCGCGCGCAATTCGGCACGGCTTTTAGTGCTGGAGCTGACGCCTACGCAAGGATCCGTCCGGACTACCCAGGCGGCGTCGTACTGTTTTTTGCAGATTTCCTGAAGGACGACGACGCAGCTCAAGTCCCGCACGAACGCTCCGTTGCGCTCAGCGCACTGGATGCCGGCGCGGGGACCGGAATTTTCTCGTCGCAGCTCGCGGAGCCGGGATTCGAGGTCACTGCCGCGGATCCGTCGGCTGAAATGCTGGCGCAAATTCCCGAGACCGCTGGAGTCGTGAACCGTGTAGTGGCCCGCGGTGAAGAGCTGCCTTTTGCGGAGGCGAGCTTTGATCTGGTGACCTACGCGCAAGCGTGGCACTGGGTAGACCCGACGCTCGCAAGTGCCGAAGCCGCGCGCGTTCTCAAGCCGCGGGGAGTGCTGGGGCTCGTGTGGAATCAACTTGATGTCACCATCCCGTGGGTCCACCGTCTTTCGCGGATCATGCACGCCGGCGATGTTCATCGCCCGGACTTTCGGCCCGAGGTGGGGGAGCAGTTCGGTGAACTGACCTCATGGGATGCCCACTGGGAACAAGAGATGACGCCTGAGCTGATCATTGAGCTCGCGAAAACGCGTAGCTACTATTTGCGCGCGTCCGAGCCCATCCGGTCCAAGGTCGAGGCGAACCTGCAGTGGTATTTGTATGAGCACTTGGGCCATGCGCGCGGGGAAGCCATGGGGCTGCCGTACCTCACGCACGCATGGGCGGCTCGGAAACGCTAGTCGCGAGCAGAAGGCGATCGCGTGTTCAAGGCAGAAGCGCGTAAATGTTAGACTGGTAGCTAGTGTCCGCTGCAGTCCGCGGTTGCGGTCACGCTTTTTCTTGTTCGCGGTACAAACTCTAGGAGAGTTTCATGGCATTGGATGCCGCAGTAAAGACTGCCATCATCAAGGAATACGCTACCCACGAGGGTGACACGGGTTCGCCGGAAGTACAGATTGCTGTACTTTCCCGCCGTATCTCCGACCTCACGGAGCACTTGAAGATGCACAAGCATGATCACCACACCCGCCGTGGCCTCATGGGCCTCGTGGGTCGTCGCCGTCGTATGCTCGGTTACCTCAAGGACACCGACATCGAACGTTACCGTGCGCTCATCGAGCGTCTTGGCTTGCGTCGATAATTTGGCGATCAAGTAAGACCCGAGGCGGTATGTGAATCGGAGAAATCTACCGTTCATATGCCGCCTTTAGTCTTAAAGTGGCTTTAGGCTTGAACTGGAGCGAATGAATTTCGTTCCAGCTCAAGTGGGCCACCGCCCACAGTTCCACCACAACAAAATATTGTGTGGAAATATCACACCGTGACGCACCGCAGCGGAAGGCAAACGCGGTCCTCGGTAGTGGCTTTCTGGTTGTCCATCATGGATGAATGACCCGCGAGCCTCGATCGAAGACCAGTTGCCGATCGTTCCACTCGGGAACAGCAACGCTACGGTGTCTCAACACCAACATGGAGGATTTTCACTTGGAAAACCCTGAACTTCAGTTCGCAGAGGCCGTTATTGATAACGGTCGCTATGGACAGCGAGTTATTCGTTTTGAAACCGGCCGCCTGGCCAAACAAGCAGCAGGTGCTGCAATGGTGTACATCGATGATGACACCGCCCTCTTGTCCGCAACGACTGCAGGCAAGTCCCCCCGCGAAGGATTCGACTTCTTCCCACTGACGGTTGACGTCGAAGAGCGAATGTACGCTGCTGGCCGTATCCCCGGCTCCTTCTTCCGCCGCGAAGGCCGCCCATCCACCGAAGCAATCCTTGCTTGCCGTTTGATGGACCGCCCGTTGCGCCCAGCCTTCGTCAAGGGCTTGCGCAATGAAGTGCAGATCGTTGTCACCGTGATGGCGATCAACCCTGACGAGCTTT
It includes:
- a CDS encoding class I SAM-dependent methyltransferase, with amino-acid sequence MEPATPGTPEIPSLPQSAPGIRAEHRAQFGTAFSAGADAYARIRPDYPGGVVLFFADFLKDDDAAQVPHERSVALSALDAGAGTGIFSSQLAEPGFEVTAADPSAEMLAQIPETAGVVNRVVARGEELPFAEASFDLVTYAQAWHWVDPTLASAEAARVLKPRGVLGLVWNQLDVTIPWVHRLSRIMHAGDVHRPDFRPEVGEQFGELTSWDAHWEQEMTPELIIELAKTRSYYLRASEPIRSKVEANLQWYLYEHLGHARGEAMGLPYLTHAWAARKR
- the rpsO gene encoding 30S ribosomal protein S15, encoding MALDAAVKTAIIKEYATHEGDTGSPEVQIAVLSRRISDLTEHLKMHKHDHHTRRGLMGLVGRRRRMLGYLKDTDIERYRALIERLGLRR